In the Streptomyces sp. f51 genome, one interval contains:
- a CDS encoding VOC family protein yields MPHTPVDRADPQTPHQDLHSEQGALRGEHPGRARNPVIKVADLAWLEFEKPDLDRAAVFACDFGFAIAARTERELWLRGTFAGSPCMVIRRGQTSRFIGPAFRAAERSDLDRLARATGSAVRDIGVPGGGQSIALLDPSGFPVRVVHGAEQLPALPEQQPLLLNSGTEHRRTNAAQRPPREPSRIQRLGHVVLETRLFARALDWYLNTLGMIVSDFLFLDGQRERGPTMAFIRCDQDGLAVDHHTLAMHLGPGNGYVHSAYQVTDLDAIAAGGEYLAERGYQRSWGIGRHIQGSQLFDYWRDPDRFMLEHFADGDLFSCDIEPGWAPMSASGLAQWGPPVTRDFLGTNPSPAKLREVMTALRGDNELDPARLLGLMKAMSS; encoded by the coding sequence ATGCCCCACACCCCCGTTGACAGGGCCGATCCCCAGACACCCCACCAGGACCTCCACAGCGAGCAGGGCGCCCTGCGCGGTGAGCACCCCGGGCGCGCGCGCAATCCCGTGATCAAGGTGGCCGACCTGGCCTGGCTGGAGTTCGAGAAGCCTGATCTGGACCGGGCCGCGGTGTTCGCGTGTGACTTCGGGTTCGCGATCGCCGCCCGCACCGAGCGGGAGCTGTGGCTGCGCGGCACGTTCGCAGGCTCACCCTGCATGGTCATCCGGCGCGGGCAAACGTCACGTTTCATCGGGCCGGCGTTCCGCGCGGCCGAGCGGAGCGACCTGGACCGGCTGGCCCGCGCCACCGGCAGTGCCGTCCGGGACATCGGTGTACCCGGAGGCGGACAGTCCATCGCCCTGCTCGATCCCTCGGGCTTCCCGGTCCGGGTCGTCCACGGTGCCGAACAGCTGCCCGCGCTGCCCGAGCAGCAGCCCCTGCTCCTCAACTCCGGCACGGAGCACCGCCGTACGAACGCCGCCCAGCGCCCGCCCCGTGAGCCCTCCCGCATCCAGCGGCTGGGCCACGTGGTGCTGGAGACACGGCTGTTCGCCCGCGCCCTGGACTGGTACCTGAACACCCTTGGAATGATCGTCAGCGACTTCCTGTTCCTGGACGGACAGCGCGAGCGCGGGCCGACGATGGCGTTCATCCGCTGTGACCAGGACGGCCTGGCCGTGGACCACCACACGCTGGCCATGCACCTGGGACCCGGCAACGGCTACGTCCACTCCGCCTACCAGGTCACCGACCTCGACGCGATCGCCGCCGGTGGCGAGTACCTCGCCGAGCGCGGCTACCAGCGCAGCTGGGGAATCGGCCGGCACATCCAGGGCAGCCAGCTCTTCGACTACTGGCGCGACCCCGACCGCTTCATGCTGGAGCACTTCGCCGACGGCGACCTGTTCTCCTGCGACATCGAGCCCGGCTGGGCACCGATGTCGGCGAGCGGTCTGGCCCAGTGGGGCCCGCCGGTCACCCGTGACTTCCTGGGCACGAATCCGTCCCCCGCCAAGCTCCGCGAGGTCATGACGGCCCTGCGCGGCGACAACGAACTCGACCCCGCGCGCCTGCTGGGCCTGATGAAAGCGATGAGCTCATGA
- a CDS encoding TetR/AcrR family transcriptional regulator, with product MPTSAPPRNRFERRRAETRQALVRAARQVLAETGDTSASIQAIAARADVGFGSFYNHFESKTELFDAAVADALEEFGQVIDERVRGIEDPAELVAAGFRLTARMADSHPELLRILRDRGLAHIHSDRGLAPRALRDLEIGITSGRFTCTSATTALSAVGGTLMSLVALRLARPDLDGDEAASDLAEMVLRMLGVPADDAHEVTRRPLPDLT from the coding sequence ATGCCGACGTCAGCCCCGCCCAGGAACCGCTTCGAGCGGCGCCGCGCCGAGACCCGTCAGGCGCTCGTCCGCGCGGCCCGGCAGGTCCTCGCGGAGACCGGGGACACCAGTGCCAGCATCCAGGCGATCGCCGCGCGCGCGGACGTGGGTTTCGGCTCCTTCTACAACCACTTCGAGTCGAAGACGGAGCTGTTCGACGCCGCGGTGGCGGACGCCCTGGAGGAGTTCGGGCAGGTCATCGACGAGCGTGTACGAGGGATCGAGGACCCGGCCGAGCTCGTCGCGGCGGGCTTCCGGCTGACCGCCCGGATGGCCGACTCCCACCCGGAACTCCTGCGGATCCTGCGCGATCGCGGTCTGGCCCACATTCACTCCGACCGGGGCCTCGCCCCACGAGCGCTGCGCGACCTGGAGATCGGCATCACCTCGGGCCGCTTCACCTGCACCAGCGCGACCACCGCCCTCTCCGCCGTGGGCGGGACCTTGATGTCCCTCGTCGCACTGCGACTGGCCCGCCCCGACCTCGACGGCGACGAGGCCGCCTCCGACCTGGCCGAGATGGTCCTGCGCATGCTCGGCGTCCCTGCGGACGACGCCCACGAGGTCACCCGGCGCCCCCTGCCCGACCTCACCTGA